A region of Nakaseomyces glabratus chromosome M, complete sequence DNA encodes the following proteins:
- the NPL4 gene encoding nuclear protein localization protein 4 (CAGL0M06105g~Ortholog(s) have role in ER-associated misfolded protein catabolic process and cytoplasm protein quality control by the ubiquitin-proteasome system, more): protein MIIRFRSPVGMHRVRCEGSETLGQVLPQLQTILNEHGITPRAIELGKEANGKDKTNVESLLEKTIEALGFRHGDIVYVHYQVDSSETKGSANDNNGSVAVNIPNNLVPGKSQKADELEVDKELEKLDGLIPRQKTKLCKHGDRGMCEYCSPLPPWDANYANENNIKHISFHAYLKKLNESTNKRESGSSYIAPLSQPNFKINKHCTNGHEPWPKGICSKCQPSAITLQQQEFRMVDHVEFQSSELINQFIEFWRASGTQRFAYLYGKYEKYDATPLGIKACVHAIYEPPQHDEQDGITMDMEQVTQELNTIDLLAKEMGLLRVGMIFSDLTDAGNGDGTVLCKRHKDSFFLSSLETIMAAQHQTRHPNVSKFSEQGIFSSKFVTCVVSGNLKEEIDIASYQVSIDAEALVSADMIGGSTHPSMAYINDTTEDRYVPEIFYMKKNEYGLTVKENAKPAFPVDYLIVSLTHGFPKDEDTTTQLFNSVTGFPWSNRQAMGYSQDYHELKRYLHSTAASGNFNDLHDKLANFHLLLYIHSLQILSQEEWELLVKGALSQDYQEPLYKLSASPGWQTLLMIIESA from the coding sequence ATGATTATCAGATTCAGAAGTCCAGTTGGTATGCACCGTGTGCGCTGTGAAGGGTCAGAGACGTTAGGCCAAGTTTTGCCACAGCTACAGACGATACTCAACGAGCATGGTATTACGCCAAGGGCCATTGAACTAGGTAAAGAGGCAAATGGCAAGGACAAAACTAATGTAGAAAGTTTGCTAGAGAAAACTATAGAGGCATTGGGGTTCAGGCACGGTGATATTGTCTATGTGCACTATCAAGTGGACTCTAGCGAAACTAAGGGGTCTGCTAACGACAACAATGGCTCGGTGGCAGTTAATATTCCAAACAATCTAGTTCCTGGGAAGTCTCAAAAAGCTGATGAATTAGAAGTAGATAAGGAATTGGAAAAGCTAGATGGACTAATTCCAAGACAAAAGACCAAGCTGTGTAAGCATGGTGATCGGGGGATGTGTGAATATTGCTCCCCATTACCACCTTGGGACGCCAACTATGCTAACGAAAACAACATCAAAcacatttcttttcatgcatacttgaagaaacttAACGAAAGTACAAATAAACGTGAAAGCGGAAGTTCCTATATCGCCCCGCTATCACAGCCCAATTTCAAGATAAATAAGCACTGTACTAATGGTCATGAACCATGGCCAAAGGGAATATGCTCTAAATGTCAGCCATCAGCGATCACTTTACAACAACAGGAGTTTAGAATGGTTGATCATGTTGAATTTCAGAGCAGTGAACTAATAAACCAGTTTATTGAGTTTTGGAGAGCCAGCGGCACACAGAGATTTGCATATTTGTATGGTAAATATGAGAAGTACGATGCGACTCCCTTGGGAATTAAGGCATGTGTACATGCGATATATGAACCCCCACAGCATGATGAACAAGATGGTATTACGATGGATATGGAACAAGTGACCCAGGAACTAAACACTATCGATCTGCTGGCGAAGGAGATGGGATTGTTACGAGTTGGTATGATATTTTCAGATTTAACAGATGCTGGCAATGGAGACGGTACTGTCTTATGTAAGAGACACAAGGACTCCTTTTTCTTGAGCTCATTGGAGACAATAATGGCTGCACAACATCAAACAAGACACCCCAATGTCAGTAAGTTCAGTGAACAAGGCATATTTTCGTCGAAGTTTGTTACATGCGTGGTTTCAGGTAACCTAAAGGAGGAGATAGACATAGCCAGCTATCAGGTCTCGATCGATGCCGAAGCGCTAGTATCGGCAGACATGATTGGGGGCTCTACCCACCCTTCCATGGCATACATCAACGACACCACAGAGGACAGGTACGTGCCAGAGATATTCTAcatgaagaagaacgaGTACGGTCTGACGGTGAAGGAGAACGCCAAGCCCGCATTCCCAGTCGATTACTTGATCGTGTCATTGACACACGGGTTCCCGAAGGACGAGGACACCACTACCCAGCTGTTCAACTCCGTCACGGGGTTCCCATGGAGCAACAGACAGGCCATGGGCTACTCCCAGGACTACCACGAGCTGAAGAGATACCTGCACTCCACAGCAGCCTCGGGAAACTTCAACGACTTGCACGACAAGCTAGCAAACTTCCACCTGCTGCTCTACATCCACTCACTACAGATTCTC
- the SEC66 gene encoding Sec63 complex subunit SEC66 (CAGL0M06127g~Ortholog(s) have protein transporter activity, role in filamentous growth, posttranslational protein targeting to membrane, translocation and Sec62/Sec63 complex, cell periphery localization) produces the protein MDQEFFNATDFNGTNGTQFENNGTRFDNGTHGNGTFFEEPQVEMKAVSFYTPLLYVSLLVISLFIFASQYRKNKIKKISELPSIFDESDAKDLYMDLLKLQKSGDKKIHEKVLKAGLLNRCAEAIRRSLKLKEMAPQVEILYKNGSIGDDYWQRYQTEVKLVDVEFKECIQESERLQPGWVPTFVPLAREICLNQALSRRYNAIATRREVCIEEWGLKLDKDGKLISSKN, from the coding sequence ATGGATCAAGAGTTTTTCAACGCCACGGATTTCAATGGCACCAATGGCACTCAATTTGAGAATAATGGTACGCGTTTTGACAACGGAACCCATGGTAATGGTACCTTTTTTGAAGAGCCACAAGTTGAGATGAAGGCAGTTTCCTTTTACACACCTTTGTTGTACGTGTCGCTTCTGGTTATCTCGCTATTTATATTTGCATCACAATACAGGAAAAATAAGATTAAGAAGATCAGTGAACTACCATCTATATTTGACGAGAGTGACGCCAAGGATCTGTATATGGATCTGCTGAAGTTACAAAAATCTGGTGACAAGAAGATTCACGAAAAGGTTCTGAAGGCTGGTCTACTGAACCGTTGTGCTGAGGCTATCAGAAGATCCTTAAaactaaaagaaatggCTCCACAAGTTGAAATTCTTTATAAAAACGGGTCCATTGGTGATGACTACTGGCAGCGTTACCAAACTGAGGTTAAACTGGTAGATGttgaattcaaagaatGTATACAGGAATCGGAAAGGCTGCAGCCTGGCTGGGTTCCAACATTCGTGCCATTGGCAAGAGAAATCTGCTTGAATCAAGCGCTATCCAGACGTTACAATGCTATTGCCACTAGAAGAGAGGTCTGTATCGAGGAATGGGGTCTCAAGCTtgacaaggatggtaaactaatatcatcaaaaaaCTAG